The Apium graveolens cultivar Ventura chromosome 11, ASM990537v1, whole genome shotgun sequence genome has a window encoding:
- the LOC141695835 gene encoding uncharacterized protein LOC141695835, with translation MVGRGSGKRLALIADEYVDNSSSEENFHLHDDDEEEDFSGSDERGWHLERNVEISSIFPIVWEEHHVPRVPWFRTEKYIPPIIDSPNDMYVDEDLDQGELSEGKCYRDKATLLLAAKRAHISTDRTYNMTKSNKEQLIVQCRAKGCNWRTRAAFIHNSSYWRINVNREEHRCMVDQLLQDHKKLSARMISGIVIDTQEIPIKTIIPLIKNEHNHIVGYKKAWRGKQIAIEEVYGSWDTTYQALPIFLAAIKKTNPGTIAEIDDVPHAEERGTSVCKRIFWYLKAMMDGWQHARLIRTTTFFPLCYGLVDEETYENWSWFLQRIRKYVCRQKAGVCIISDRAAGIISAIRDPQNGFDEPLGIQRFCLLHVISNFYHHHPGSELKKLMWKAGITMPILKHDAYMARIGEIPPSPPLTILPEYP, from the exons ATGGTGGGAAGAGGTTCGGGTAAGCGGTTAGCCCTCATCGCAGATGAATATGTAGACAATTCATCCAGTGAGGAGAATTTTCACCTTCATGATGATGACGAGGAAGAAGATTTTTCAGGCAGTGATGAAAGGGGATGGCATTTAGAGAGGAATGTAGAAATTTCTAGCATATTTCCAATAGTTTGGGAAGAGCATCATGTTCCAAGGGTTCCATGGTTCCGCACAGAAAAATATATTCCCCCAATAATAGATAGCCCTAATGATATGTATGTTGATGAAGACCTCGATCAGGGGGAACTGAGTGAAGGAAAATGTTACCGTGACAAAGCCACCCTCTTGTTGGCAGCGAAACGCGCTCATATTTCCACTGATCGTACATATAATATGACAAAAAGTAACAAAGAACAACTCATTGTACAGTGTCGGGCGAAGGGCTGTAACTGGAGGACGCGAGCTGCTTTCATACATAATTCTAGCTACTGGAGGATAAATGTGAATAGAGAGGAACACAGATGCATGGTTGATCAGCTGTTGCAAGATCACAAGAAGTTATCTGCAAGGATGATTTCGGGGATT GTGATAGATACACAAGAAATTCCCATTAAAACCATTATCCCGCTTATCAAAAATGAGCACAACCATATAGTGGGGTACAAGAAAGCATGGAGAGGCAAGCAAATAGCCATTGAGGAAGTCTATGGAAGTTGGGATACAACATACCAAGCTCTTCCCATATTTTTGGCAGCCATCAAGAAGACAAATCCAGGAACCATTGCTGAGATCGATGACGTGCCTCATGCTGAGGAACGGGGCACATCCGTATGCAAGCGAATCTTTTGGTATTTGAAGGCAATGATGGACGGGTGGCAACATGCACGTCTT ATTCGAACAACCACCTTTTTTCCTCTTTGCTATGGCTTGGTTGATGAGGAGACGTACGAGAACTGGTCTTGGTTTCTGCAACGTATTCGGAAATATGTTTGTCGCCAAAAGGCCGGCGTGTGCATCATCTCAGATCGTGCAGCCGGTATTATCTCTGCAATACGAGACCCTCAAAATGGATTTGATGAGCCATTAGGAATCCAGAGGTTCTGTCTACTCCATGTCATAAGCAACTTCTACCATCATCACCCTGGTAGTGAACTAAAGAAATTGATGTGGAAAGCTGGAATAACCATGCCAATCTTGAAACATGATGCATACATGGCAAGGATTGGTGAAATCCCCCCCTCCCCGCCCTTGACTATCTTGCCAGAATACCCATAG